From the genome of Rhizobacter sp. AJA081-3:
CGCCAGGCAGTGGCTGGCGATGCCCAGGATGTGCACATGGGCGTTCGGCCGCGCTGCGGCCTTCATCGCCCAGTCGGCCGCCTCGCCGTGGCGGCCCAGGCGCATCAGCGCGAGCGCGCGCGAGGCCAGCATGGCGAACAGCAGTGGGTCGAAGGGACTCAGCTCGCGGGCATGATCCGACGAGACGATGGCCGCCTGTGCATCGCCCGACTGGGCGTTGACGAAAGCCAGCGTGTAGTGGCCCTGCGAGAAGTTCGGGCTCAGCGCCACCGACATGTCGAGCTCGCCGATCGACTCCGGGATGCGCCCGCGCAGCCAGTGTGCGCGGCCCAGCGCCCAGCGTGCGGCCGGGTCCTGGTCATCGGCGAGCACGCCCTGCGCGGCGCTGCGGTAGGCCTGCTCGGTCTCGTGCCCCCGTTCACCCCAGCCGAGGAAGGCGTTCTGGAAATGCGTGAACGACAACCCCGCGTAGGGCCTCGCGAAAGTCGGGTCCAGGCGGATCGCAGTCTCGAAGAAGTGCCGTGCCTGCTGGTTGTCCTCGCGATGGAAACGGTACATGTGCCACAGGCCGCGGTGGTGCGCTTCCCAGGCGTCGAGCTGGCTGGGCGGCTTGAGCACCGCGCGGTTGCGCTCCGACATCTCGACCTGCCCGGCGATCGCCGCGACGAGGTGGTTGCCGAGTTCGTCGAGCACCGCCAGCGCGTCGCGCCGAGGCGCCTCCAGCACGTCGGCCCAGAGGATGCGTGCGCTGCGCGTCTCGGTGAGCTGCACCTCCAGGCTCAGCTGCTCGCCACGCCGGCGCAGCGAACCGCTGGCCACGTAGTCGACGTCGAGTGCGCGCGCCGCCTCCTCGGCACCCAGGCCGCGCGAATCGAGCGCGGCGGTGCTGCCCTGCGAGATCACGAACATGTTGCGCAGCTTGGCCAGGCGCATCGTCACGTCGTGCGCGAGGGCGCTGCCCAGGCCGGCGGCAGCCAATGGCCCCGAGGCATCGGCGAACGGCATCACCGCGATCGAGGCGCGACGCGGTGGGCCGGCAGTCACGGCCGCCGGCTCGGTGGCCGACGCCGGCCGTGCCGGACGGGGCGACGCGTGGCCTTGCCGGGCGCTGCGCCAGGCGTGGGCCAGCGGCCCGGCGTCCTGGCCCTCGGCCTCGAACAGGCGGCTCGCCGCGGCGAGGTGCTCGTCGCCGGCGCGCAGCTCGCCGCGTGCCGCCAGCGCATCGAACAGGCGCTCGTGCGCGCGCCGGTCGAAGGGGGCGAGTTGCAGCCACAACGCCAGGCAGGCCAGCGCCTCGTCGCCGGCCGGCGGCAGCGCAGCGGCGAGATGCTCCAGCACGGCGACATGGAGCGCGCGCAGGCGGCGTCGCTGGCCGACCAGCCAGGCGCTGTAGGGCGCGCTGCGGGCGATCTCCAGCCCCTGCAGGAACTCATCCGTGAAGCGCGCGGCCATCGCTCGCAGCGCCGCAGCATCCAGCGAGGCCAGGCCGGCGTGCGCGGCGCGGTCGAGTTCGAGCACGTCCACTGACACGTCGGAGAGGTCGAGCCGGATCGCATCACCCTCGGCCTGCACGCGTGCTCGCCCCGGCTCGTCGAGCAGGCCGCGCAGCTTGCTCAGGCTGCCACGCAGCTCGGCGCGAGGGTCGCTCGGCAGATCCCAGAGGAACTCGCACAGCGCGTCGCGCGACAACGGCCGCGGTGCGAGCGCCAGGTGGGCGAGCAGCGCGCGCAGCTTGCGCGAGGGCGGCAGGGCGATCGCCGCGCCGCCGCGCCATAGCGACAGCGGCCCGAGCAGGCGGATTTCCACGCCGGTTTCCACGCGCTCATCCACGGCGCTTGCCACGCCCGGCACGCAAGCTCTGGCTCAGCCCCCCGTACCGCGAGGGCTGACCGATTGGCAATGAACGGAGCACTCTCATGAACGAAGCATCCACCTTGGCCGCCACGAGCAGCCATCCCGCACAGCCCGATCTCGCCGCCGTGAAGGCGCGCCAGCAGGCCGCCTGGTCGTCGGGCGACTATGCCGTGGTGGGCACCACGCTGCAATGGGTGGGCGAACAGCTCGCCGAAGCCTGCGACCTGCGCTGGGACGAGCAGGTGCTCGACGTGGCCGCCGGCAACGGCAACGCGACGCTGGCGGCCGCACGGCGCGGCGCCCGCGTCACCTCGACCGACTACGTGGCCAGCCTGCTCGACCGCGGCGCCGAGCGCGCTCGCGCCGAGCGGCTCGATGTCATGTTCAAGGTCGCCGACGTCGAGGCATTGCCCTTCGCCGACGCCAGCTTCGACGCCGTGCTGTCGACCTTCGGCGTGATGTTCGCGCCCGACCACGCGCGCAGCGCGGCGGAGATGGCGCGCGTGTGCCGCCCGGGCGGCCGCATCGGCATGGCGAACTGGACGCCCGACAGCCTGATCGGCCGCCTGTTCAAGGTGCTGGGCCGCCATGTGCCGCCGCCCGCGGGCGTGCAATCGCCTTCGTTGTGGGGATCGGAGACGCACCTCAAGGCACTCTTCGGCGACCGCGCCGCGGCCATCGCCATCACGCCGCGCCAGTTCACCTTCCGCTACCGCTCGCCGGCGCACTTCGTCGAGGTCTTCCGCACCTGGTACGGCCCGGTGCACAAGGCCTTCGGCGCCCTGCCGCCAGAGAAGGCGGCCGCGCTGGAGCGCGACATGATCGAGCTGTTCGAGCCCGCCAACCGGGCCGGCGCGGCGTCCTTCGTGGCACCCAGCGAGTACCTCGAAGTGGTGGTGACGCGCCGCTAGCGCGCGCCGCCGCGGCACCGCCGAAGGTGCCAGGGGTTAGAGTCGGCGGTTCGACTCTGCCCCTTCCATGCCTGTCTCGCCCCCATCCAGCGCCACGGCGCCCGCCACGCCTCGCAACGGCGAGACGCTGAACCTGCCCGATCCCCGCCATGCGCAGCGCGTGCCGCCGCACATCGGCCGCGCGCAGCTCGAACGCATCCGCCGTGCCGCCTTCCTGCTGCCGCAGGTGGTGACGCCGGCCGACTACAGCGACGATGCCGGCAACCCCACGGTGCAGCTCGACCGCCTCGGTCTGGTGCTGCTGCAGAAGGCCGCCGCCGGCGCGCGGCCGAGCCGCTGGATCGACCCCGGGCTGATGGACAGCGCGCTGGCCCACCTCGAGGCCGTGGGCAGCGCCGGCACCACGCTGCCGCAGATGCTGGAGCGCCGCGCCGCGCTCGAGGCCAACGGCGTGGTGCGCGAAGGCGGCGGTTTCGTGCGCGAAGTGCAGCAGCCGCTGGCTGTGCCGGTGCCCGAAGGCCGGCCGTGGAACATCACGGTCGCCTTCCGCGTGCCGGTGGATGCCGAGCTGGCCTGGGCTTTCCACCGCAGCGGCAACCTGGACGCGCTGCGTGCCGCGCTGGGCGCGCCGCCGCCGCACCCGCAGGCCGAAGAATTGCGATCGCACCTGGCCGCGCTGGTGGCGCGCAGCCACGACTACCAGCCGCGCCGGCTCGAGCTGCTGCTGCCGCGCCTGCAGGCCGAGTGCGCCGCGCCGGTGCCGCTGCCGGCGATGAAGGCCGCCTGCACGCGTGCGCAGGACCGCTGGGAACACCGCGTCACCGAACTCGACATGCTCGAGGGCCTGAACAGCGAACTCGCCTTCCAGCGTTACCCCGACAGCTTCGAGACCGCGCGCCACCTGCAGCGCAGCGTCACGCTCTACGTCGGCCCGCCCAACAGCGGCAAGACGCACGCCGCCTTCGAGCGCCTGGCGCAGGCGCTGGACGGCGCCTACCTCGCGCCGCTGCGCCTGCTCGCGCTGGAAGGCCGCGACCGGCTCGTCGCGCGCGGCGTGCCCTGCTCGCTGCTCACCGGCGAGGAGAACGTGCCGGCCGACGACGCCCGCGTGGTGTCGAGCACCATCGAGATGGTCAACACGCGCAAGGCCATCGACGTGGCGGTGATCGACGAGGCGCAGATGCTTTTCGACATCTCGCGCGGCTGGGCCTGGACGCAGGCGATCGTCGGCGTGCCGGCCAACGAGGTGATCGTCATCTGCTCCGACTACGCGGTGCCGGCGATCGAGAAGCTGCTCGGCCTGTGCGGCGAGCGCTGCACGGTGCGCCGCTTCGAGCGCAAGCAGCATGTGCAGCTGCTGCCGAAGGCGGTGCCGCTGGCCTCGCTGCAGCTCGGCGACGCGGTGGTGGCGTTCAGCCGCCGCGACGTGCTGATGCTGCGCGACCAGATCTCGGCCGCCGGCCACCCAGTGGCGGTGATCTACGGTGCGCTGCCGCCCGAGGTGCGCCGCCGCGAGGCCGAGCGATTCGCCAGCGGCGAGGCGCACATCCTGGTGGCCACCGACGCGATCGGCATGGGCCTGAACCTGCCGATCCGCCGCGTGCTGTTCAGCACGCTGGAGAAGTTCGACGG
Proteins encoded in this window:
- a CDS encoding class I SAM-dependent methyltransferase, giving the protein MNEASTLAATSSHPAQPDLAAVKARQQAAWSSGDYAVVGTTLQWVGEQLAEACDLRWDEQVLDVAAGNGNATLAAARRGARVTSTDYVASLLDRGAERARAERLDVMFKVADVEALPFADASFDAVLSTFGVMFAPDHARSAAEMARVCRPGGRIGMANWTPDSLIGRLFKVLGRHVPPPAGVQSPSLWGSETHLKALFGDRAAAIAITPRQFTFRYRSPAHFVEVFRTWYGPVHKAFGALPPEKAAALERDMIELFEPANRAGAASFVAPSEYLEVVVTRR
- a CDS encoding transcriptional regulator; this translates as METGVEIRLLGPLSLWRGGAAIALPPSRKLRALLAHLALAPRPLSRDALCEFLWDLPSDPRAELRGSLSKLRGLLDEPGRARVQAEGDAIRLDLSDVSVDVLELDRAAHAGLASLDAAALRAMAARFTDEFLQGLEIARSAPYSAWLVGQRRRLRALHVAVLEHLAAALPPAGDEALACLALWLQLAPFDRRAHERLFDALAARGELRAGDEHLAAASRLFEAEGQDAGPLAHAWRSARQGHASPRPARPASATEPAAVTAGPPRRASIAVMPFADASGPLAAAGLGSALAHDVTMRLAKLRNMFVISQGSTAALDSRGLGAEEAARALDVDYVASGSLRRRGEQLSLEVQLTETRSARILWADVLEAPRRDALAVLDELGNHLVAAIAGQVEMSERNRAVLKPPSQLDAWEAHHRGLWHMYRFHREDNQQARHFFETAIRLDPTFARPYAGLSFTHFQNAFLGWGERGHETEQAYRSAAQGVLADDQDPAARWALGRAHWLRGRIPESIGELDMSVALSPNFSQGHYTLAFVNAQSGDAQAAIVSSDHARELSPFDPLLFAMLASRALALMRLGRHGEAADWAMKAAARPNAHVHILGIASHCLALAGRHDEAQRVMATIRASLPGYGLDDFLGAFRFDAEGTALIRRVAPQLGLA
- a CDS encoding helicase-related protein; translated protein: MPVSPPSSATAPATPRNGETLNLPDPRHAQRVPPHIGRAQLERIRRAAFLLPQVVTPADYSDDAGNPTVQLDRLGLVLLQKAAAGARPSRWIDPGLMDSALAHLEAVGSAGTTLPQMLERRAALEANGVVREGGGFVREVQQPLAVPVPEGRPWNITVAFRVPVDAELAWAFHRSGNLDALRAALGAPPPHPQAEELRSHLAALVARSHDYQPRRLELLLPRLQAECAAPVPLPAMKAACTRAQDRWEHRVTELDMLEGLNSELAFQRYPDSFETARHLQRSVTLYVGPPNSGKTHAAFERLAQALDGAYLAPLRLLALEGRDRLVARGVPCSLLTGEENVPADDARVVSSTIEMVNTRKAIDVAVIDEAQMLFDISRGWAWTQAIVGVPANEVIVICSDYAVPAIEKLLGLCGERCTVRRFERKQHVQLLPKAVPLASLQLGDAVVAFSRRDVLMLRDQISAAGHPVAVIYGALPPEVRRREAERFASGEAHILVATDAIGMGLNLPIRRVLFSTLEKFDGEGDRPLEETEVHQIAGRAGRFGMHDEGFAGVLDTAEPTAARELRELIVKQAKAPRDFKAPVAPNPWHVETIATRLNRSKLREVLGVFVEQLRLDDAHFEVAELEQMLQLAEALDDSAPKLTLKERFIYAQAPVDTRTDTQLQAFLGWTSAHALTGRAGRPWFLDEVDAHSRLDRMEQALRACTLWLWLDLRFPGIYGHVDEVQALRSLLNDGIERQLGGKRPLSQMRRGGRPGGGGGRPRA